A segment of the Microbacterium luteolum genome:
TGCCGCGCTGCCGAATGTCGCGATCCAGATGCTGCTCCGCGGACGCAACACGGTCGGCTACACGCCGTACCCGACGGCGGTCACCGAGGCTTTCGTCGCCGAGGCGGCTGCGAGTGGTGTCGACATCTTCCGGATCTTCGACGCCCTCAACGACGTGGAGCAGATGCGCCCGGCGATCGAGGCGGTGCGGAACACCGGCACGGCGGTCGCCGAGGTGGCACTCTGCTACACCGGAGACCTGCTCGACCCGGCCGAGAACCTCTACACGCTCGACTACTACCTCGGGCTCGCCGACCAGATCGTGGCCGCCGGCGCGCACATCATCGCGATCAAGGACATGGCGGGGCTCCTGCGGCCTGCGGCCGCGGCGAAGCTCGTCGCTGCGCTGCGTGAGCGCTTCGACCTCCCGGTGCACCTGCACACGCATGACACGCCGGGTGGCCAGCTCGCGACGCTGCTCGCGGCGAGTGCCGTCGGAGTGGATGCCGTGGATGCCGCGTCGGCACCGCTGTCGGGCACCACGAGCCAGCCGTCGCTGTCGTCGCTCGTCGCCGCGCTCGCGCACACCGATCGCGACAGCGGCATCGCGCTCGACGCGGTGTCCGATCTCGAGCCGTACTGGGAGGCGGTCCGCCGGCAGTACGCGCCGTTCGAGTCGGGGCTTCCCGGACCCACGGGGCGCGTCTACCACCATGAGATTCCCGGCGGTCAGCTGTCGAACCTCCGGCAGCAGGCGAAGGCTCTGGGCCTTGCGAACGACTTCGAGCTCATCGAGGACATGTACGCCGCCGCCGACCGCATTCTCGGTCGCGTGCCGAAGGTGACGCCTTCATCGAAGGTCGTCGGCGACCTCGCCCTGCATCTGGCCGCCGTGAAGGCGGACCCTGCGGACTTCGAGGCCAACCCGGAGAAGTACGACGTGCCGGACTCGGTCGTCGGATTCATGGCGGGTGAACTCGGCGATCTTCCGGGCGGATGGCCGGAGCCGTTCCGCACGAAGGTCCTCGCCGGGCGCTCGGTGCGCCTCGGACTCACGGAGATCTCTGCGGACGACGAGGCGGCGCTCGCGGGAACCAGTGCGGAGCGCCGCGCGCGGCTCAACGCGCTGCTGTTCCCCGCGCCGACCAAGGAGTACCTCGAACGGCGCGAGCTCTTCGGCGACCTCTCCGTGCTCGACACGAGCGACTACCTCTTCGGTCTCGTGCAGGGCCAGGAGCACCGCATCGAGATCGATCGCGGTGTGCAACTCTTCATCGGGCTCGAGGCCATCGGCGACGCCGACGACAAGGGCATGCGCACCGTGATGACGACCCTCAACGGGCAGCTCCGGCCGGTCTTCGTGCGCGACAGATCCGTCGCGGTGGAAGCGCACCAGGTCGAGAAGGCGGACACCTCCGTTCCCGGTCAGGTCGCCGCACCCTTCTCGGGTGTCGTGACGCTGAAGGCCGAGGTCGGCGCCGCCGTCCGGGCGGGTGATCCGATCGCATCGATCGAGGCGATGAAGATGGAAGCCGCCATCACCGCGCCCGTCGACGGAGTGATCGAGCGTCACGCGATCGGCGAGACGCAGCAGGTCGATGCCGGAGATCTTTTGGTCGTCATCCGTCCCGCGCACTAATCTTGTGCGGGCGAGGGCCGCGCACTGTGTGCGCACCCGAGGCCCGCGCAGGCTTGGAGTGACATCGTGACCCCGAAGAACAGCAAAGACCCTGAAGAGAACCCGCTGGGGGTGCTCGATGACGCCGCGTCCGTGGACACGGCCGTCATCGGCATCCTCGGCGGGACAGCCCAGGTGAGCGTGACGTTGCCGAAGGACGATGACGACGATCTCGATGACGAGGGCGTCGTCGACGGAGAGGTCGTCGGCGACCTGGTCATCGATGACCTGGCCGTCGTGGCGGCCCCCCAGCTCGCACCTGCACCGAAGGCCGTCTCCGCACCCGTGACACCGGCCGTGCTGAAGTCTCCGTCTCCGGCGGTCGACGAGCCCGCTAAGGCGGACCCGTCACCGAAGGACGTTCCCGGCATCTTCATCGGACCCATCGTCATCGACGAGCCCGTGGCCGTCGCGCCTGCGGGGGAGACGGTCTCGCCCGAGGAGATCGTCCACGAAGCCGAGCTGGAGCCGATCGACGACGAGCCGATCGACGACGAGCCCGAATCGGCGACGATCAACGATGAGTCTGAGTCTGAGCCTGAGCCTGAGCCTGAGCCTGAGCCTGAGCCTGAGCCTGAGCCTGAGCCTGAGCCTGAGCCTGAGCCTGAGCCTGAGCCTGAGCCGGAGCCGGAGCCGGAGCCGGAGCCGGAGCCTGAGCCCGAGCCCGAGCCCGAGCCCGAACCCGAGCCCGAGCCCGAACCCGAGCCGGCCCCCGTCGCGGACGTGCCGGATCCCGCCCCGACGCACGCCGAAGAGGCTGCCGTCGCCGCCCGATTCCTGGCGAGGGCGACCGCCGATTCCGATGCGGCTCCGGTCGCAGCCGCCGCCGCGGGAATCCCCGCCGTGAAGGAGAGCGCAGCCGTGTCCAGTCCCGACGAGAAGTCCGTCGTTCCGCAGCCCACGCGCGCGGCCGCCCGAGCGGACGTGACGCTGACCTCGAAGCGCCTGGACGACCTGGGTGATTCCTCGAGAGAGTCCGCTGATCTGCTCACAGCCGATCGCCTGCTCGACCCGCATCGCATCACCAAGCCCGAGCCCGAGGGGGCGTGGAGCCACTTCCTCTACACCGTGTCCGGACGTCGCATCAACATCGGCGACGGCCGGAGGGCCCGCGAGCGGAAGGCGCTCAGCGCTCGTATCGCCGCACCTCTCACCGGGGGCGCGCGGTTCGTTCCGGTGCTGTCCCGCAAGGGCGGCGTCGGCAAGACGACGATCACCGCCCTTCTCGGCATGGCGTTGGCCGACGCGCGCGACGACCGAGTGATCGCCGTCGATGCCAATCCCGATCGCGGGACTCTGGCCGAGCGCATCGTCCGGCCGGCCCACAACAAGTCGGTGCGCGACCTCGTCCGGATCCACGAAGACGTCCGGGGGTACCACGACATCTCTGCCATCGTGGCGCGCGATGCCACGCGCCTCGACGTGCTCGCCTCCGACTCCGACCCGCGCATCGCCGAGGCTTTCAGCGACAGCGACTACCGGGATGTCGCCGGCGTGGCGGCGCACTACTACTCGCTGGTGCTGACCGACACCGGGACGGGCATCGTGCACTCCGTGATGTCGGCGACCCTCGATCTCGCCGATCAGATCGTCATCGTGTCGGGGCTGAGCGTCGATGAGGCACGGCTCGCCTCGGAGACCCTCACCTGGCTCGAGACGAACGGCTACGCGGAGCAGGCGCGCGAGGCGATCGTGGTGCTGAACCAGTCGACGCCTGGCGCGCCCCTCGTGCGGTTGAACGAGCTGCACAGCCACTTCGCCACCCGTGCCAAGAGCGTGGTCCGGATGCCGTACGACCCGCAGATCGCCGGGGGAGGGACCATCGTGTTCGCCAACCTCCTGCCTGAGACACGGGTCGCCGCGCGCCGACTCGCCGCGCTCCTGGTCGAGGACCTGCGGGCGAAGGGCGCCTGATGGCCGTCCGCGACATCCGCATCTTCGGCGACCCCGTCCTCCGCACCGTGTGCGCCCCGATCGAGGACATCGACGAGGGCGTGCGCGCACTGGTGGCCGACCTCGTCGAGACGGTCGAGCTGCCCGGACGAGCGGGTGTGGCCGCTCCGCAGATCGGCGTGGCGCTGCGCGCCTTCAGCTACAACATCGACGGCGACATCGGGTACGTGCTCAACCCTGTGCTCACCGAGGTGCGTGGCGAGCCCGCACCGACCGGCGAGGGCTGCCTCTCGGTCCCCGGGCTCTGGCACGATGCGCAGCGGCACCCGTGGGCGCGCGTCGAGGGGACCGACCTCGACGGGAACCCCGTGGTGCTCGAGGGCGACGGCCTCCTCGCACAGGCGCTCCAGCACGAGACGGATCACCTCGACGGCAAGCTGTTCCTGTCGCGGCTCGACCCGGAGACCCGCAAGCAGGCGATGCGCGAGGTGCGCGAGAGCGCCTGGTTCTGACGCTCGCATTCGGGGGCTCGCCGAGCGGCCCCTTTCTGATCGAACGGCCCCCTTGCGCACGTGCGCAAGGGGGCCGTTCGTATCGAAGGGGGTGGCTCGACCCGCGGCGTCAGCCGCCGATCGCCACGTTGGTCGTCGAGACCGGCTCGTCGTAGATCGCGGAGATCTCGTCGGCGAAATCGCTCATGATGACGTTGCGCTTGATCGAGAGCTTCGGCGTCAGGTGGCCCGAGGCCTCGGTCCATTCCGAATCGAGGATCGTGAACTTGCGGATCGACTCGGCGCGCGACACGCGCGCGTTCGCACCGTCGACGGCGCGCTGAACCTCGGCGCGGACCGCATCGTTCCGGGAGGCGTCCACGAGCGACATCTTGGCGTCGAGTCCGTTGTTCGCCAGCCACGTCGGCAGCATCTCTGGGTCGAGGGTGACCAATGCCGAGATGAACGGACGCTGGTCGCCGACGACGACGACCTGGCCGATGATCGGATTCGCGCGGATCGGGTCCTCGAGCGCGGCAGGAGCGACGTTCTTGCCTCCGGCCGTGACGATGATCTCCTTCTTGCGACCGGTGATCGTGAGGAAGCCCTCGGAGTCGAAGCTGCCGATGTCGCCGGTACGGAACCAGCCGCCCTCGCTGAACGCCTCGGCCGTGGCCTCGGGGTTGTTCCAGTACTCCTTGAATACGTTGATGCCGCGGACCTCGATCTCGCCGTCCTCGCCGAGACGTACGCCGACGCCAGGGAGGGCCGGGCCGACCGTGCCGATCTTCGACTTGTCGGCCAGGTTGACGGTGGCGGGTGCGGTCGTCTCTGTCAGGCCGTAGCCCTCGAGGATCACGACGCCGAAGCTGTGGAAGAAGTGGCCGAGGCGCGGGCCCAGGGGAGCGGAACCCGACACGGCGTAGACCACGTTCCCGCCCATCGCCGTGCGCAGCTTGCTGTACACGAGCTTGTTGAACAGCGCGAACTTGAGCTTCATCCCGAAGGGGATCTTCTTGCCCTCCTCGAGCAGCTTCGAGTGCTCGATGGCGACGTCGGCGGCTGCGCGGAAGATCTTGCCCTTGCCGCCGGCCTCGGCCTTCTGCTCGGCGGAGTTGTAGACCTTCTCGAACACGCGCGGGACGGCGAGGAGGAAGGTCGGCTTGAACGAGCCGAGCGCCGGGAGCAGTTGGCGGGTGTCGGGCTGGTGGCCCGTGCGCACGCCGGCGTGAATGTCGAGGATCGAGATGAACCGCGCGAAGACGTGGGCCGTCGTGATGAACAGGAGGGTCGAGGCGCCCGGCGTCTGCACGACCGCGTCGAGTGCCTTCGCGGAGTTGCGTGTGAGCTCGACGAAGTTGCTGTGCGTGAGCACGCAGCCCTTCGGGCGTCCGGTCGAGCCCGAGGTGTAGATGAGGGTGGCGATGTCGGACCCGACGGCCAGGTTGCGGCGACGCTCGATCTCGTCATCCGTGATCGACGAGCCCTGGGCGGTCAGTGTGTCGATCGCGCCGAGGTGCAGCTGCCAGACCTCGCGGATCAGCGGAAGGTCCCCGCGGACCTCGTCGACGCGGGCGAAGTGCTCGGGCGACTCGACGACGAGGGCGATCGCTCCGGAGTCCTCGAGGATCCACTGGATCTGGGAGGGGGAGCTGGTCTCGTAGATCGGTACCATCACGGCGCCGGCGTAGAAGAGCGCGAAGTCGACGAGCGTCCACTCGTACGTCGTACGTGCGAGGAACCCGACCTTCTCGCCCGGCTGGATTCCGGTCGCGGCGAATCCCTTCGCCAGGGCGATCACGGCCGTCTGGAAGTCGGCGGCGGAGATGTCGCGCCAGCCTTCGCCCTCGGGCACCGAGAACAGCGCACGGTCGGGTGTGGCCTGGACGCGCTTGAACAAGAGGTCCGAGACGTTTGCGTCGGGGTCGGCGGGGACGATCGCGGGGACTTCAAACTGGACCACGGCAGCTCCTTCGGTACCGGTCGGGCACGTGTGTGGTCTTGAGTCTAGGGCATGACACCCCGTCGCACGTCTCGTGGAACTGAGTCGCGATCGCGGCACCCGACCGAAGAACACCGAAGCGGATGCCGGACGCGGCGCTAGACTTCACCTCGATGTTCTACTGGCTGATGAAGTACGTCGTGATCGGCCCCGTGGTCAAGGCGATATTCCGCCCCTGGATCGTGGGTCGCAAGAACGTGCCCGCGAACGGCGCGGCGATCCTCGCCAGCAACCACCTCTCCTTCGCGGATTCCATCTTCCTGCCGCTGGTCATCGATCGTCCGATGTCGTTCCTCGCGAAGAGCGACTACTTCACCGGTCGCGGCCTGAAGGGCTTCGCGACGAAGTTCTTCATGAAGGCCACGGGTCAGATTCCGATCGACCGGTCAGGGGGCAAGGCTTCTGAGGCCTCTCTGAACACCGGGCTGCAGGTGCTCGGCGGCGGAGACCTGCTCGGCATCTACCCCGAGGGAACGCGCAGCCCCGACGGAAAGCTCTACCGCGGGCGCACCGGCATCGCCAGGATGGCGCTCGAGGCCAAGGTCCCCGTCGTCCCGGTCATCATGGTCGACACCGACACGGCCATGCCGATCGGGCAGCGGCTGCCCCGCATCATGCGCGTCGGCATCGTCATCGGCGAACCGCTCGACTTCTCCCGCTACGCCGGAATGGAGAACGACCGGTACATCCTGCGCTCCGTCACCGACGAGATCATGGTGGCCCTGCACCGCCTCGGCCAGCAGGAGTACGAGGACGTCTACGCGTCGACCGTGAAGGACCGGCTTCCCTCCCGCGTCACAGAGGGCTCGTAGAGCGTCTCGGGTGCACGCCGACCACTAGGCTTGAGGCATGCTCCCGCACCACATCGACGCCCTTGATGCATGGCGCTCGCTTCCCATCAAGCAGCAGCCGCAGTGGCCCGACGCGGACCGCGTCGCCGACGTCTCCCGACAGATCGCGGCTCTCCCGCCGCTGGTCTTCGCGGGTGAGGTCGACAACCTCCGCGATCGCCTCGCGCGCGCAGCATCCGGGAAGGCGTTCCTGCTCCAGGGTGGCGACTGCGCCGAGACCTTCGCCGGCGCGACCGCCGAGCAGATCCGCAACCGCATCAAGACGGTGCTGCAGATGGCCGTCGTGCTCACGTACGGCGCCTCGATGCCCATCGTCAAGATGGGGCGCATGGCGGGGCAGTTCGCCAAGCCGCGCTCCAGCGACTCCGAGACCCGTGGCGACGTCACTCTTCCCGCGTACCGCGGCGACATCGTCAACGGCTACGACTTCACCGAGGGCTCCCGCCTGGCCGATCCCGGTCGGCTGCTGCAGGGATACCACACGGCGGTCTCCACGCTGAACCTCATCCGCGCCTTCACGCAGGGTGGTTTCGCCGACCTCCGCGAGGTGCACTCGTGGAACAAGGGCTTCGCGCAGAACCCTGCCAACCAGCGCTACGAGCGCATGGCCGCCGAGATCGACCGCGCCATCAAGTTCATGGAGGCGGCCGGCGCCGACTTCGACGAACTGAAGCGCGTCGAGTTCTTCACCGGCCACGAGGGCCTGCTGATGGACTACGAGCGGCCGATGACGCGCATCGACTCCCGCACGGACACGCCGTACAACACCTCGGCGCACTTCCTGTGGATCGGTGAGCGCACGCGCGATCTCGACGGCGCGCACGTCGACTACTTCTCGAAGATCCGCAATCCCATCGGTGTGAAGCTCGGCCCGACGACCTCGCCGGACACCGCCCTTGCGCTGATCGACAAGCTCGACCCCGAGCGCGAGCCCGGCCGCCTGACGTTCATCACGCGGATGGGCGCGGGCAAGATCCGCGACGCGCTTCCGCCGCTGCTGGAGGCCGTTCGCGACTCCGGCGCGCAACCGCTGTGGGTGACCGACCCGATGCACGGCAACGGCATCACGACGCCGACCGGCTACAAGACGCGTCGCTTCGACGACGTGGTCGACGAGGTGCGCGGCTTCTTCGAGGCGCACCGCGCTGTCGGCACGTTCCCCGGCGGCATCCACGTGGAGCTCACCGGAGACGATGTCACCGAATGCCTCGGAGGTTCCGAGCAGATCGACGAGGCGGCACTCGCCACGCGTTACGAGAGCCTGTGCGACCCGCGTCTGAACCACATGCAGTCGCTCGAGCTCGCGTTCCTCGTCGCCGAGGAGCTCGAGAAGCGCTGAGCACGCGCTGATCCCTCGAACGAGAGAACCCGCCCCCCGATGATCGGGAGGGCGGGTTCTCTGCGTCAGGCGTGCGTCCTTCGCGTCGCCGGTCAACCGGCGGCGAACACGCGCACCTCGCTCCCGCGCACGCGGGACTCTCCGGCCTTCGGATCCGTGCGCGTCGCGGTGAAGATGTCCCAGACGAGTTCCGGTGCTGCGGTGACCGGCTTGAACCCGGCGTCCTGCAGCTGCTTCACGGCATCGCGGATCGAGATGCCGGACACGTCAGGGATCTCGATGGGCTCGGGCCCCAGGGAGACGATCAGTCGCACATCGTCGCCGGGGCGCCAGTTTCCGGACTCGGTGCGCTCCGCGTAGCCGATGACCCGGCCCTCGGCGATCGTGTCGCTGTACTGGTCGACGCGTTCGTCGAGGACGTTCAGGCCCTTGTCGGTCAATGCCTGGGTCGCCTGCTGGACCGACGTGTCCGCGACGTCGGGCAGAGACCCGAGCGACACGTAGAGCTCGACGGAGTCCGCCTCGAAGAGATCGCACCCCTCGCCGCAGTCGTAGGTGTCTCCTCCGCCGCGCGGCGTCACGTATGCGTTGATGACGATGCCCTCGTCGGCATCCGAGAACAGCTCCAGCGTCTCATCGGGGACCGTGACGTTCAGTCCGTCCAGATAGGCGCGTGCGTCGTCCTCGGTCTTGCCGTTGAGCGTCTCGATCGTGTGGGGCTGGGGACCGAGCGAGATCAGCACGGTCACCTCGCCGTTCTTCTCCAGCCGGTCACCCGCCTGCGGGTCGGTGCGGATCGCCAGATCCTTCGCGACGTCGACCGAGTACTCCTCCCCGCGCACGGGCGTGAGTCCCTCGGCGGTGAGCGCCTCGGCGGCCTGGTCGTACGTCGACCCCGCGACGTCGGGCACGGCGATCAGCGACCCCGGACCCGAGCCGAACCACCAGCCGACTCCGCCCGCGAGGACCGCGAGGAGCAGCACGAGGGTCAGCAGGAACGCGCCGCGCGCTCGTCGACGCGATGCACGACGACGCAGGACCGTCGCATTGTCGATGGGCGCGGGCACCGGCGCCGTCGGGTCGGCGATGACCATCGTTCCGGGCATCACCTTGGTCAGGTCGCCCGAGTCGCCCTGGCTGCGCTGCGACATCGTCGCGGCTGCGACGGCCGGAGCGATACCGAGCTCGCGCTCGATCTCGCGCAGGCGGTCGAGCATCTGCTGCGCGTCGTCGGGACGCTCGTCCGGCGACTTCTCGGTCGCCCAGAGGACGAGCTCGTCGAGCGGCTCGGGAACGGCAGGATTGCGCACGCTCGGACGAGGGACCGACTCGGTGGCGTGCTGGAAGGCGATCTGCATCGGCTGCTCGC
Coding sequences within it:
- a CDS encoding class II 3-deoxy-7-phosphoheptulonate synthase translates to MLPHHIDALDAWRSLPIKQQPQWPDADRVADVSRQIAALPPLVFAGEVDNLRDRLARAASGKAFLLQGGDCAETFAGATAEQIRNRIKTVLQMAVVLTYGASMPIVKMGRMAGQFAKPRSSDSETRGDVTLPAYRGDIVNGYDFTEGSRLADPGRLLQGYHTAVSTLNLIRAFTQGGFADLREVHSWNKGFAQNPANQRYERMAAEIDRAIKFMEAAGADFDELKRVEFFTGHEGLLMDYERPMTRIDSRTDTPYNTSAHFLWIGERTRDLDGAHVDYFSKIRNPIGVKLGPTTSPDTALALIDKLDPEREPGRLTFITRMGAGKIRDALPPLLEAVRDSGAQPLWVTDPMHGNGITTPTGYKTRRFDDVVDEVRGFFEAHRAVGTFPGGIHVELTGDDVTECLGGSEQIDEAALATRYESLCDPRLNHMQSLELAFLVAEELEKR
- a CDS encoding MinD/ParA family ATP-binding protein, producing the protein MTPKNSKDPEENPLGVLDDAASVDTAVIGILGGTAQVSVTLPKDDDDDLDDEGVVDGEVVGDLVIDDLAVVAAPQLAPAPKAVSAPVTPAVLKSPSPAVDEPAKADPSPKDVPGIFIGPIVIDEPVAVAPAGETVSPEEIVHEAELEPIDDEPIDDEPESATINDESESEPEPEPEPEPEPEPEPEPEPEPEPEPEPEPEPEPEPEPEPEPEPEPEPEPEPEPEPEPAPVADVPDPAPTHAEEAAVAARFLARATADSDAAPVAAAAAGIPAVKESAAVSSPDEKSVVPQPTRAAARADVTLTSKRLDDLGDSSRESADLLTADRLLDPHRITKPEPEGAWSHFLYTVSGRRINIGDGRRARERKALSARIAAPLTGGARFVPVLSRKGGVGKTTITALLGMALADARDDRVIAVDANPDRGTLAERIVRPAHNKSVRDLVRIHEDVRGYHDISAIVARDATRLDVLASDSDPRIAEAFSDSDYRDVAGVAAHYYSLVLTDTGTGIVHSVMSATLDLADQIVIVSGLSVDEARLASETLTWLETNGYAEQAREAIVVLNQSTPGAPLVRLNELHSHFATRAKSVVRMPYDPQIAGGGTIVFANLLPETRVAARRLAALLVEDLRAKGA
- the pknB gene encoding Stk1 family PASTA domain-containing Ser/Thr kinase; protein product: MTTNHQADPLIGRLVDGRYRVRARIARGGMATVYVATDLRLERRIALKVMHAHLSDDSAFQSRFIQEARAAARLADPHVVNVFDQGQDGELAYLVMEYLPGITLRELLREQKRLTIPQTITIMDAILAGLSAAHRAGIVHRDVKPENVLLAEDGRIKIGDFGLARATTANTATGQQLLGTIAYLAPELVTRGTADARSDIYALGIMLYEMLVGEQPYKGEQPMQIAFQHATESVPRPSVRNPAVPEPLDELVLWATEKSPDERPDDAQQMLDRLREIERELGIAPAVAAATMSQRSQGDSGDLTKVMPGTMVIADPTAPVPAPIDNATVLRRRASRRRARGAFLLTLVLLLAVLAGGVGWWFGSGPGSLIAVPDVAGSTYDQAAEALTAEGLTPVRGEEYSVDVAKDLAIRTDPQAGDRLEKNGEVTVLISLGPQPHTIETLNGKTEDDARAYLDGLNVTVPDETLELFSDADEGIVINAYVTPRGGGDTYDCGEGCDLFEADSVELYVSLGSLPDVADTSVQQATQALTDKGLNVLDERVDQYSDTIAEGRVIGYAERTESGNWRPGDDVRLIVSLGPEPIEIPDVSGISIRDAVKQLQDAGFKPVTAAPELVWDIFTATRTDPKAGESRVRGSEVRVFAAG
- a CDS encoding AMP-dependent synthetase/ligase gives rise to the protein MVQFEVPAIVPADPDANVSDLLFKRVQATPDRALFSVPEGEGWRDISAADFQTAVIALAKGFAATGIQPGEKVGFLARTTYEWTLVDFALFYAGAVMVPIYETSSPSQIQWILEDSGAIALVVESPEHFARVDEVRGDLPLIREVWQLHLGAIDTLTAQGSSITDDEIERRRNLAVGSDIATLIYTSGSTGRPKGCVLTHSNFVELTRNSAKALDAVVQTPGASTLLFITTAHVFARFISILDIHAGVRTGHQPDTRQLLPALGSFKPTFLLAVPRVFEKVYNSAEQKAEAGGKGKIFRAAADVAIEHSKLLEEGKKIPFGMKLKFALFNKLVYSKLRTAMGGNVVYAVSGSAPLGPRLGHFFHSFGVVILEGYGLTETTAPATVNLADKSKIGTVGPALPGVGVRLGEDGEIEVRGINVFKEYWNNPEATAEAFSEGGWFRTGDIGSFDSEGFLTITGRKKEIIVTAGGKNVAPAALEDPIRANPIIGQVVVVGDQRPFISALVTLDPEMLPTWLANNGLDAKMSLVDASRNDAVRAEVQRAVDGANARVSRAESIRKFTILDSEWTEASGHLTPKLSIKRNVIMSDFADEISAIYDEPVSTTNVAIGG
- the def gene encoding peptide deformylase, whose translation is MAVRDIRIFGDPVLRTVCAPIEDIDEGVRALVADLVETVELPGRAGVAAPQIGVALRAFSYNIDGDIGYVLNPVLTEVRGEPAPTGEGCLSVPGLWHDAQRHPWARVEGTDLDGNPVVLEGDGLLAQALQHETDHLDGKLFLSRLDPETRKQAMREVRESAWF
- a CDS encoding lysophospholipid acyltransferase family protein; translation: MFYWLMKYVVIGPVVKAIFRPWIVGRKNVPANGAAILASNHLSFADSIFLPLVIDRPMSFLAKSDYFTGRGLKGFATKFFMKATGQIPIDRSGGKASEASLNTGLQVLGGGDLLGIYPEGTRSPDGKLYRGRTGIARMALEAKVPVVPVIMVDTDTAMPIGQRLPRIMRVGIVIGEPLDFSRYAGMENDRYILRSVTDEIMVALHRLGQQEYEDVYASTVKDRLPSRVTEGS